The sequence CCCAGTATAGGCTCCTGCTGAGGCCAGAAATAACGTAGTGACAGTGCCTTGTAACACCGTGGCCGAGCAGCAGTGGGGGAGGCTGAACTGAAGAGGGCCCAGCCTCAGAGGTCCTGGCCTGGTCACAGGGCCCACACCACATCCACTCTACATACCATACACACTGCCCATGTGCACTCAAGGGTGTGTGTGGGACCCGAGGGTCCATGGCTCAGGACAGAGCATCCGGAGAGATGCTAAACTTGGGCTTGGCTTTAGCCACTGCCATGCTGCGCTTGCGCAGGGGCCCACGGGCTGAGGCAAGGGGCAGGGCGTCCAGCAGGCTTCGGTCCTCATCAAGCTGACGGGCTGTGCAGAGTGGCGTGGGCACTTTGATGGTGTTGCCAAACTTGGAGTAGTCCACAGAGTAGCGGCCGTCCTCCTCGGCTACAATGGGCACAAAGCGCTGGCCCCACAGAATCTCATCAGCCAGGTAGGAGGTGCGGGCCTGGGTGGTGATGCCTGTGGTTTCCACCACGCCTTCAAGGATGACAACGATCTCGAGGTCCTGGTGGTGGTGCAGGTCACTGGGTGCCAGGTCATAGAGTGGGCTGTTGGCATCAATGACGTGGTAGATAATGAGGGGGGCCACCAGGAAGATGCTGTTGCCCCCCACACCGTTCTCCATGGGGATGTCCACCTGGTGGAGGGGCACTACTTCACCCTCAGGGCTGGTGGTCTTGCGCACCACCTGCATGTGGATGGTGGCGCTGATGATCATGCTCTTGCGGAGGTCGCCCACACGCAGCATGAAGCAGAGGCGGCCCTGGCGTACTGCGATGACTGCATGTTTGCTGAAGATAAGAGTCTCTGCCCGCCGGTGggcctgggcagtcttcatgaaGATGCAGCCCAGCATGATGGCATTGATCATGAGCCCCACGATGTTCTGTACAATGAGGACCAGGATGGCCAGTGGGCACTCCTCAGTCACCATGCGTCCACCAAAACCGATGGTCACCTGAACCTCGATGGAGAAAAGGAAGGCCGATGAGAAGGACTGGATGCTGGTGACACAGGGCACTGGGCCGTCCTCGCCGGGGGCCAGGTCACCGTGCGCGAAGGCAATGAGCCACCAGGCCATGGCGAAGAGCAACCAGCTGCACAAGAAGGACATGGTGAAGATGA comes from Elephas maximus indicus isolate mEleMax1 chromosome 7, mEleMax1 primary haplotype, whole genome shotgun sequence and encodes:
- the KCNJ11 gene encoding ATP-sensitive inward rectifier potassium channel 11; the protein is MLSRKGIIPEEYVLTRLAEDPAEPRYHARERRARFVSKNGNCNVAHKNIREQGRFLQDVFTTLVDLKWPHTLLIFTMSFLCSWLLFAMAWWLIAFAHGDLAPGEDGPVPCVTSIQSFSSAFLFSIEVQVTIGFGGRMVTEECPLAILVLIVQNIVGLMINAIMLGCIFMKTAQAHRRAETLIFSKHAVIAVRQGRLCFMLRVGDLRKSMIISATIHMQVVRKTTSPEGEVVPLHQVDIPMENGVGGNSIFLVAPLIIYHVIDANSPLYDLAPSDLHHHQDLEIVVILEGVVETTGITTQARTSYLADEILWGQRFVPIVAEEDGRYSVDYSKFGNTIKVPTPLCTARQLDEDRSLLDALPLASARGPLRKRSMAVAKAKPKFSISPDALS